The proteins below are encoded in one region of Gambusia affinis linkage group LG07, SWU_Gaff_1.0, whole genome shotgun sequence:
- the fblim1 gene encoding filamin-binding LIM protein 1, giving the protein MASAAPQKRMVSSVFITLSSPHRATVTQQQQQQQQQQQQQQQQPALHTRSGSDRQHGAASDDLSSLRRRAEETSPTNTDRNWTGAGPRGKASGPQSQPRPAPTEPTKAEVQEKNRNSSELFPPLPPDVLPSSYSKDAALPPPPPPPSLISPLHPHSPEQLPVSNKEVKAFSPTRGSKHNEETNMIHRNNQDVTTESKDLCGFCRKPMALSEPAIEALNRIYHEGCFQCRSCHDPLAGKQYYNKAGIPLCEDCYQASLDLCWTCGEIITDQIIRAIERTYHPSCFTCTTCNQQIGAQAFAQGEVGEVYCLQDYYRKYAPMCSACDQLIIPKEDGTDSYTVECLGRSYHENCYRCEDCGIQLSPEPNEHGCYPWEGKMLCKACHVSLVSGQQ; this is encoded by the exons ATGGCATCAGCAGCTCCCCAGAAAAGGATGGTCTCCTCCGTCTTCATCACGCTGTCGTCCCCTCACCGAGCCACCGtgacgcagcagcagcagcagcaacagcagcaacagcagcagcagcagcagcagccggccCTCCACACCCGCAGCGGCTCAGACAGGCAGCACGGCGCTGCAAGTGATGACCTCTCCTCCCTCAGGCGGAGAGCAGAGGAGACGTCACCCACTAACACTGACAGAAACTGGACCGGTGCGGGGCCCCGGGGCAAAGCGTCTGGCCCACAGAGTCAACCCCGACCCGCCCCAACAGAACCCACCAAAGCCGAGGTGCaggagaaaaacaggaactctTCAG AGcttttccctcctcttcctcctgacgTTCTACCTTCGTCGTACTCTAAAGATgcagctcttcctcctcctcctcctcctccgtccCTGATCTCTCCCCTCCATCCACACAGTCCTGAGCAGCTCCCAGTTTCCAACAAAGAG GTGAAAGCATTTTCACCAACCAGAGGCTCAAAACACAACGAAGAAACTAACATGATTCACAGAAACAACCAGGACGTGACCACGGAGAGCAAAG ATTTGTGTGGCTTCTGTCGGAAACCCATGGCCCTTTCTGAACCTGCGATAGAAGCTCTGAACAGGATTTACCACGAGGGCTGCTTCCAGTGCAGATCCTGCCACGACCCCCTGGCTGGGAAGCAGTACTACAACAAGGCAGGAATCCCTCTGTGTGAAGACTGCTATCAG gcCAGTTTGGATCTGTGCTGGACGTGCGGGGAGATTATCACCGACCAGATAATCCGTGCAATAGAGCGAACGTACCATCCCTCCTGTTTCACCTGCACAACATGCAACCAGCAAATTGGAGCACAAGCTTTTGCTCAGGGGGAGGTTGGTGAAGTTTACTGTCTGCAGGACTactacag GAAATATGCTCCGATGTGTAGTGCCTGTGACCAGCTCATCATTCCTAAAGAAGATGGTACTGATAGCTACACTGTTGAGTGTCTGGGGCGCTCCTACCATGAGAACTGCTACAGATGCGAG GACTGTGGCATCCAGCTCTCCCCTGAACCAAACGAACACGGCTGCTATCCTTGGGAAGGGAAAATGTTGTGCAAAGCCTGCCATGTCAGCCTGGTTTCTGGGCAGCAGTAA
- the LOC122834592 gene encoding transmembrane protein 82-like → MRVYNFILACSDPDTQNGDRRRLSSSRNPLRRKWRAAVQFWCLTGVLSLVGCRVSSLIVLEFSLRAVSAMASARQDGGSRGLELLLIQSQFSLGCSLTCTLAFIHQGALHSSFGLLLAAALSWAFASYSSGLWRHVARLFPLHRTDGYCGKCISLLTSGHTMLASLQRVVILAFGTAAVASSTTVYEHFLSQKDAMKFWTLLTLCYTMLVAYNQEEQHRLSITETLLRTVVLRLGGLLVLMLAVGNWTDVLHILIAFLGEGVCLLPSEDLLQAALKEEREHNQDKQRTCHRSRMGIQ, encoded by the exons ATGAGAGTTTACAATTTCATTCTAGCATGCAG TGATCCTGACACCCAAAATGGAGACAGACGGAGGTTGTCTTCCTCTAGAAATCCTCTGAGGAGGAAATGGAGAGCGGCGGTCCAGTTCTGGTGTCTGACTGGCGTCCTCTCTCTGGTGGGCTGCAGGGTTTCCTCTCTCATCGTGCTGGAGTTTTCCCTCAGAGCCGTTTCTGCAATGGCCTCCGCCCGACAG GACGGCGGGTCCAGAGGTCTGGAGCTGCTCCTGATCCAGAGCCAGTTCTCTCTGGGCTGCAGCCTCACCTGCACTCTGGCCTTCATCCATCAGGGGGCGCTACACAGCTCCTTCGGCTTGCTCCTGGCCGCTGCGCTCAGCTGGGCATTTGCGAGCTACAGCAGCGGTCTGTGGCGCCATGTGGCCAGGCTGTTCCCGCTGCACAGGACCGATGGTTACTGTGGGAAGTGCATCAGTCTCCTAACCTCTGGACACACCATGCTGGCCTCGCTGCAAAGAGTGGTTATCTTGGCCTTTGGTACAGCAGCTGTGGCTTCCTCCACCACGGTTTACGAGCACTTTTTATCGCAGAAGGATGCGATGAAGTTTTGGACTCTGCTCACTCTCTGCTACACCATGTTGGTGGCCTACAACCAAG AGGAACAACATCGGCTGAGCATCACAGAGACCCTGCTGCGCACCGTGGTGCTGCGACTGGGAGGCCTGCTGGTTCTCATGCTGGCAGTGGGAAACTGGACAGACGTTCTCCACATCCTCATCGCTTTTCTGGGAGAAGGAGTCTGTCTGCTGCCTTCTGAGGATCTGCTGCAGGCCGCGTTAAAG gaagAACGAGAACACAACCAGGACAAACAGAGGACCTGCCACAGATCAAGGATGGGAATACAGTAG